Proteins co-encoded in one Amblyraja radiata isolate CabotCenter1 chromosome 24, sAmbRad1.1.pri, whole genome shotgun sequence genomic window:
- the LOC116987009 gene encoding CMRF35-like molecule 7, protein MDFVFLYFMISISVTNAALSGPRAVNGTEGQSVHITCTYDRYFSNFTKYWCKGSDWMRCTILVQTVGHNKTTSDGRISITDDTKVGEFSVTMENLTLNDEGWYWCAIRRIFIDLRSRVKLNIIENPSTSKDIWKHNTNYNFIWSILRWIFFAILLVWGIVTVRM, encoded by the exons ATGGACTTTGTATTTCTTTATTTCATGATCTCCATCTCAG TTACAAATGCTGCTCTAAGTGGACCACGTGCAGTAAATGGAACAGAGGGGCAATCAGTCCATATCACATGTACATATGATCGATATTTCAGCAACTTCACAAAGTACTGGTGCAAAGGCAGTGACTGGATGAGATGTACCATTCTGGTACAAACCGTAGGCCATAACAAGACAACGTCTGATGGCAGAATATCCATTACAGATGATACCAAAGTCGGGGAGTTCTCAGTCACCATGGAAAATCTCACACTGAATGATGAAGGGTGGTATTGGTGTGCGATTAGGAGAATTTTCATTGATCTGCGAAGTCGTGTGAAACTTAATATCATTGAAA ATCCGTCAACGTCAAAGGATATCTG GAAACATAATACTAACTACAATTTCATATGGAGCATTTTGCGTTGGATATTCTTTGCCATTCTGCTTGTCTGGGGTATAGTGACCGTGAGAATGTAG